The genomic window CGTGATGACCCGGTCCAGGGCCTGCACGCGGTAGGAGAACTTCTTCACCATGTTCCCGACCCCGGTGGTCACCGATTTGCTCGAAATCGTCGCGCCCGTGAGCGCGTAGATATCGTGATCGCGGTATTTCTTATTGATCCGGTCGACGTCTTCCGGGGAGATGGAAGCGCCGGTCCATTTCTCCCTTTCGAGAGCCTTTCTGAATTCATCGGGCAAAGGCTCCTTGACGACCCCGAGTGTCTTCAGCCTCTCAAAGGGCTTGCCGACGAACTGGTTCTTGAAGTACTCCTTCGTAATTTCCGCTCCGAGCCCCGGGTCTTCCTCGTGTTCCATGATTTCGAGCCCCACTATGTTGAAAGCCGGATCGAGAGCGAGCATCACCTTGATGAAAGTCTTGAACCCGGGGAATCTACCGGGCAAAAGATACGCCGACCTGCCGGATCCGACCGTTGCGATGATGGTGGAATCCGAGTAGGAGAATGTCTTCGGCGCCTCCAACAGACGCTTCAGTACTTTATCCCTGGCCGCCGCCTCGATCGCGGATTCCGGGTCGAGGGGAGCCTCCAATCGTTTGACGAACTCGCCCTCGACGGTGACGAGCAGCAACTCGTGGGATTCTTCCCGTTCCTTGCGAACCGGAACCAGGTATCCCAGAAAAAGCCGGCCCCGGTCTTCGATGATGTAACGGTAGATCGTGTGCAGTTTGAGATCGGAGGGTGCATCGTTGTGCCTGCCGTAACCGATGAGTCCGAGCATGGTCTGCCGTTCGTTGAGATGTTCGTTGTGTTTCTTGGCGTTGTAGGTGAACGCGAACACCGAGCCCATGACGAACGCGGCCACCAAACAGGTGATCGTCAGCTTGATGGTGATTCTCAGGATTTCTTTCATGTCGTTGCACCTTTCGGAGGAGCGAACCGCTTTGGCTTGAACCATCCTTCGAGTGCGGGGCTCAGAGGGTTCATCAACAGGATGGCGTAGCAGACTCCTTCCGGATATCCGCCCTTCAGGCGGATGAGAACCGTCAGAGCGCCGACGCCCGCCCCGAAGACGAGCTTTGCGGCATTCCCGTTCGGAGAAGTGACGTAGTCGGTGGCCATGAAAAATGCGCCCAGGATCACGCCACCCGATAGTACGGCGAGGACGGGATCGCCCGTGAAGAGCTTCTCCCCGCCGAAAACCCACGAGAAGAATCCGACGGACAGCACCGTCGCCACGGGAATATGCCAGGAGATGTATCGTCTGAGCATGAGATAGAGCCCCCCGAGAGTGAGGAGCAGCGCGGAAGTCTCCCCGATGCATCCGGGCCTCCAGCCCACAAAGAAATCCCAGTACAGGGTGGAAGGCGCTCCAAACCGCTCGATGACCGCATTCATGCCGTAGTGCTTGAGCACGTAGAGCGGCGTGGCGGTGGATACGGCGTCGATCCCTCCAAGAGACCCGAATACGGCCGCATCGTGAATCGGGGCCAGCCAGGCCGAGGTCATGGCCACCGGGAATGTGGCGACGAGGAATGCGCGGCCGATGAGGGCGGGGTTGAAGATGTTGAACCCGATGCCCCCGAGAAGGTGTTTGGCCACATAAATCGCCATGATCGCTCCCGGAATGGGCATCCAGAGCGGGACTCCGGGAGGAATGCAAAAAGCCAGCAAAAGCCCCGTGATCACCGCGCTGCCGTCCCTCACGGTGACGGGGCGCTTGAGCAGCTTCTGAGTGGCGGCTTCAACGGCGACACAGCTTGCCGTGCTGATCGCCGCTATGATGAGGGCTCGAAGGCCGAAAACGAACACGGAAAGGATGAGCGAAGGAATGAGACAAGCTACCACCGTCCACATGATTTTCTCGACGGATTCGGTGCTCTTGAGATGCGGAGAGATCGAAACCGACCAGGCCGGCGGGATCATTTTCACATCGAGTTTTTGTTCGGCTTGAGTTTCGATGACCGGACTCCTTTATCTGTCTTGGAAAATGAGAGCGACGTCACTTTCTGGCTTTCGCCTTGGCAAGACGCGTGAACTGGACCAGAGGCCGTTTCGCCGGGCAGACGAAGGCGCAGGCCCCGCATTCAAAACACTCGAAAACCCCGAACTGGGCGGTGTCCCGGGCCCGCCCCGCCTCCACGTATATTCCCACCTCGTTGGGGGACAGCCCCATGGAACAGACTTCGACGCATTTCCCGCACCTGATGCACGGTCCGTGCGGTCTGGAGTCGATCTCGTCATCGGAAAGGAAAAGCACCCCGGACGTGGTCTTCATGACGGGCAGGTCGGTGGTGGGGATGGAAAAGCCCATCATCGGCCCGCCCACGACGATCCTGGCCAGATTGTCCATGGTGCCCCCGAGGAAGGTCACGATGTCGCTGAGCCTGGTGCCGATCCGGACCATGAGGTTGGCGGGCCTGGCGATGGCTCGCCCTGAAATCGTCACGACCCTCTCGTAGAGGGGTTTTTCCAAAACCACCGCGTCATGGATGGTCTTGGCCGTGCCGACGTTGATGACCATCACCCCGACGTCGAACGGCAGCCCGGGATAAGGGACCCGCCTGCCGGTGATCGTCTGGATGAGCTGCTTCTCGGACCCCTGGGGATATTTCACCATGAGGGGATTGACGCTGATCTTGCAGTCCGGGGCCGTGCTTTCGGCCGCTGCCCTGCTCAGAACCCAGATGGCTTCCTGCTTGTTGTTCTCAATCCCGATGTGACACTCTTTGATTCCCAGTATCCGGAGAATGATCCGAGCGCCAGTCAGTATTTCATGAGGGAATTCGATCATGGTGCGGTTGTCGCAGTTGAGGTACGGCTCGCACTCGGCCGCGTTTAGGATCAGCTTGTCCAGCCGGGTCCCGGGCGGGGGCGAGAGCTTGAGATGCGTGGGGAATCCGGCCCCGCCGAGGCCGACCAACCCCGCATTTCTTATTTTTTCAAGAAGTTCCTCGGGCGAAAAGTGCTCCCACTCGGAAGGCGTGAAGACTTTCGGCTCCGCTTGCGGGTCCCTGCGGATGGTCACGCTCGGCGCCTCCACTCTGACCGGGTGGGGTGAAGCGCCGATGCTCTTTACTGTGCCGCTGACGCTTGAATGCACACTCGCGCCAAGCCCGGCGTCGACGACTCCGATCGTCTCGCCTTCGATCACCGTTGCTTTTTTGTCGACAAGAACCCTGCAGGGAGAACCGAAGTGTTGAAGAAGGAGAATATCCACTTCTTCGGGGGGCGGCATCGCTTCTATGGGCAGATGCTCGGTGAGTTCCTTTGATTCGCGGGGGTGTATGCCCCCTTTGGAGAAAGTCGGAGACGATTTGCTCATGTCAGCCCCCAGGTTGCAGTTGTATCGCCGATCCTTTGAAAACGGCAAAGCCACAGGAGGTCGCCGGCCTGTGGACGATGGAATGGACAATGGCTGGGGGGGGACAAATTCTTGAACGCAATGGCAACGAACGGCATGCGCCCACGACGCGATGCCGGGCGAGGACCATCCGGAAAACCGAAAACCGTCTCAATTTCCGTGACGCATCAAGCGACACGATCGCAACGGGAACGGCATAACCGAATTCTGCGGCATGTTGCACCACAAACCGGCCGGACACCCGGCGGAGACTCCGTGCACAACTTCGCTGCGTGGTGAATTGCCTGGAGACCTTCCGGCTCCGTTCTCACATGCGTGTCAATCCAAAAGCATGTGCGCTCTTGTTCGATCACCCCCCTTCCCGACAACCGATGTACAATTTTTACATTGAGAATGTCTATGCATGCTATCGGTCTGTGTGCATGTTGTCAAGGATTATTGCCAATGAAAACAAATGGGGTTATTGTGCGGCGCTTCGAACAATCGCCGGTACCGAAAGCACCGCGGCGATCCGGGGGCGAGGCTTTTCATCGCGCGAAAACGGGTGCCGCGGAGCTTTCGGCGGACCCGCGGGCGGGGAACCGAATCCGGAAACCCGAAAGGCCGGCCAGCCCCCCTTTCGGGTCTGCGCCGGCCTTCTTGGCTCAGCTTGGATTCACGTGTGCAGATCGGTCTCCAACGGCCGGGCTTTTCGCCCTTCGCGGCAAGGAACGCGCGCCCCGGGACTCCAGGTCAAGCGGGTCTTGAGCGTGAAAAACCCCACTTGAGGGAATGGACGTAATGTTGTATTATCTTTCACGTTCAATGTTCGTTGAGACCACGCGTCTTTCGAATCCGCCGAAGTTCGCATCCCTGCGCCGATGCGCTCCGTTCGCCCGGAACGCTCCGAACCTGCATCCGCACACGGTTTGCTCCGGTCACTGCCGCAAGTCGGATTTCATCGAGAAGTCGCCCTCGAGGGAACCGGTTTCCATTCATGAAGGAGCCCGGCCCGAGAGGAGTTCGCCTGCATTCGGGCGCCATTGTCTTGCGGGCGAACTTGTGAAGGAAGGGGCGTTTGCCCCTTTGATTCGACAATAGTTTGCTTTTATTGGATGTTTTGCGCATTTTGCATCATCGGGAACCTACTTCGTTCCAATTTTCTCTTGACATAAATGATGATGTTGACATAGGCTGCATATGACTTTTCCATGCTGTTTGTTAGCTGAAGTTAAATCGCTCATCCTCATCCACGGGCGGAATCGCGATGAAGAGCCAACCTCTTCAGAATCGTGCACGATGCGGGTGTTTCTCGTGTCGTGTAAATTTTCACATAGTTGCCATCCATTTGAAACCTTCAGCGTACGGATAATCCTTCCTTGCACAACCCGGGTCCGGGTGACTCCGGAGAATCGAACGCACCGTAGCGGCGAGGTCGACCAACGCCTGCGGTGTCTGCTGTTTCCGGTCGCCCGATGAGAAAGCCGAAGCTCCCGTTTGGGGGGTGCCCAAAGAAACCTTATGCTTCGGCAGCGACCTGAAAAAAGAATGGCGTCAGTGGTTTTTGTGAATTGATTCACTAAAGAAAGGAGGAAGTGGGAATGAAAGACAAGCTGCAACGGATCTTTACGCGCCACGACCGGAAGCGTGACGCGCTGATCCCGGTCCTGCAGGACATCCAGGGAGAATTCGGCTACTTGCCGCCGCATGCGATGCAGGCGGCCGCCAGGCACTGCCGCACCTCCGCCGTGGAAGTCTATGGCGTGTCCACCTTTTACGCCCAGTTCAAGTTCAGTCCGGTCGGCAGGCATACGGTGACGGTTTGCCAGGGAACCGCGTGCCACGTCATGGGAGGGCACCGGATCCTCGAGGAGTGCAAGTCTCAACTCGGAGTGCAGCCCGGGCAAACGACTCCCGACGGGATGTTCACGCTGGAGACGGTGGCCTGCATTGGTGCGTGTGCTCTGTCGCCGGCGGTGGTGGTCGACAAGGATACCTACGGCAGAATGAAACCCGAACGAATCACGGAGATCTTGAATGCAGCCACAAGCAAGTAAGAAAAAAAAGCCGGCAAAGGAACGTCAGGTTCTCGTCTGCCGCGGGACCGGATGCGAATCCCAGAAGGCGAAAATCCTATTCGACAACCTGGAACACGAGCTGAAGATGCTCGGGCTCGACGACGACATCGAGGTGAAGTTCACGGGATGCCATGGATTCTGCCAGCAGGGGCCGACGGTCATTGTCATGCCCGCGGGAACCTTCTACTGCAACGTTCAACCCGAAGACGCCGATGAGATCGTCAAGATCGACATCAAGGACGGCGGCAAAGTCGAGCGGCTTCTGTTCATCGACCCGAAGACCAAGGAGCGGGTGCTCAGCTACAAGGACATGAAGTTTTTCAGCCCGCAGCGGCGCATCGTGCTCAAGAACTGCGGGTTCATCAACCCGGAGGACATCGACGACTACATTGCGGTGGGCGGCTACCAGGGCATCCAAAAGGCGCTGGGCGGCTCCCGGATGGACGTGATCAACGAGATCAAGAAATCCGGGCTGAGGGGCCGCGGGGGCGGAGGTTTTCCCACGGGGATGAAGTGGGAGTTCTGCCACAATTCTCCGGGCGACCAGAAGTATCTGATCTGCAACGCCGACGAGGGGGATCCGGGCGCCTTCATGGACCGCGCGGTGCTCGAGGGCGATCCGCACGCGGTGCTCGAGGGAATGATGATCGCGGCGTACGCCATCGGCGCGAGCAAGGCCTACATATACTGCCGGGCGGAATACCCGATGGCCTACGAGCGTTCGATGATCGCCATCGATCAGGCGACCAAGCGGGGTTTTCTGGGCAAGAAGATTTTCGGTTCGGACATGGATTTCGAGATCAAGCTCAAGCTCGGCGCGGGTGCGTTCGTATGCGGCGAGGAGACGGCCCTGATGGCCTCCATCGAGGGCAAGCGCGGCATGCCCATGCCCCGCCCGCCTTTTCCCGCCGTGAAGGGGCTCTTCGGCAAGCCGACCAACATCAACAACGTGGAGACGTTCGGCAACATCGCGACGATCATGACCAAGGGCGGCGACTGGTTCGCCAGCGTCGGCACGGAAAAGAGCAAGGGCACGAAGGTGTTCGCCCTGGCGGGGAAGATCTCGTACAGCGGTCTGGTGGAAATCCCGATGGGCACGCCGCTTCGGGAGATCATCGATGAAATCGGCGGCGGCATTCCCAACAAGCGCAAGTTCAAGGCGGCGCAGACGGGCGGTCCTTCGGGAGGATGTATTCCTTCGGAGCATTTCGACATCCCGATGGACTACGAAAACCTGACCCAGGTGGGGTCGATCATGGGTTCGGGCGGCTTGATCGTGACCGATGAGACGACCTGCATGGTGGACATGGCGAAGTTCTTCCTGGGGTTCACCCAGAAGGAATCCTGCGGCAAGTGCGTACCCTGCCGGCTCGGGACGAAGAAGATGCTGGAAGTGCTGGGCGACATTTCGAAGGGCAAGGCCACCATGGAAGACCTGGAACAGCTCCTGGAGCTGGCTCAGGACGTCAAGGGCGGGTCGCTGTGCGGCCTGGGCCAGACGGCGCCCAACCCGGTGCTCTCCACGGTCCGGTACTTCCGGGATGAATACGAAGCCCACATTCTGCGCAAGGAGTGCCCGGCGCGTGTTTGCGTGGACCTGATCAAGTTCGAGGTCAACGAGGAGAATTGCCAGAAATGCGGACTGTGCTTCAAGGCCTGCCCGGCGGGAGCAGTCTCGTGGGAGAAGAAGCAGACGGCCAAGATCGATGTGTCCAAGTGCATCAAGTGCCGCTCCTGCATCCTGGCCTGTCGTTTCAATGCAATCGACTGATCGTCTTCAGAGCGGACGAAAAGTCGTTGGGAACGGGTTCATAAAGCTGAGAAGAAAGAGCATTCAGTCGTAAAGCTGATTCCTTAAAACACAGAGAGAGGAACAATGGACAACAACATCATTACCCTGAAGGTGAACGGACAGAGCGTTCGGGGGAAGAAGGGGCAGACGGTGCTGGAGATCTGCAGGGAGAATGGTATACACATCCCCACGCTGTGCTACCACCCCAAGATGCCCCCGTACGGCGGATGCCGGCTCTGTATCGTGGAAATCGAGAACATGCGCGGCCTGCCGCCTTCCTGTACCACCCCCGCGGTGGACGGGATGTCGGTGCATACGCACACGGACAAGGTGATGGGCGTGCGCAAAACCGTGCTCGAACTGCTCCTGGCCTACGGAAATCACAATTGCCTGCTCTGCGAACAGACGGGCAACTGTGAGCTGCAGGACCTGGTGTACGAGCACGGGATCGACCATGTGCGGTTCAAATCGGATTTCGTGCCGCAGCCCCTCGACGACGCCAACGCCATGATCATCAGGGACCAGAACAAGTGCGTCCTGTGCGGGCGTTGCGTTCGGGGGTGCCTCGAAGTCCAGGTGAACGGGGTGATCGACATCGCCATGCGCGGTTCCGACTCGTTCATCACCACGTTCGACAACACGGAGCTCAAAGAGTCCAATTGCGTGTTCTGCGGAGAATGCGTGGCTTCGTGTCCCACGGGGGCGCTGACTTACAAGCAGGCCAGGTTCAAGGGCCGCCCCTGGGATCTGAAGAAGGTGGTCACCACCTGCACCTACTGCGGAGTCGGGTGTCAGGTCGAGCTGAACGTGAAAGACAACAAGGTCGTCAAGACGACGTCGAGCTTCGACATTCCCGGACCGAACCGCGGCAGCCTGTGTGTCAAGGGTCGGTTCGGGAATGATTTCATCGATTCCCCGGACCGGCTCAAGACCCCGCTCATCAAGGAAAACGGCGGGTTCCGCGAGGCTTCCTGGGATGAGGCGCTGGGCCTGGTGGCCAAGCGGCTAGGCGAAATCAAGGCGAAATCCGGGCCGGATGCGGTGGCGTTCTTCTCTTCCGCCCGGTGCACCAATGAAGAAAATTACCTCTTGAACAAGTTTGCGCGCGCGGTGATCGGGACCAACAACATCGATCACTGCGCAAGACTCTGACACTCCTCGACGGTGGTCGGTCTGGCCGCCGCATTCGGAAGTGGTGCAATGACCAATTCCATTGAGGAGTTCGAGAATACGGACCTCATCCTTGTCACCGGGTCCAACACCAAGGAAATGCACCCGGTGATTTCGTCGTACATGAAACGTGGAGTCAAGAAAGGAAAGACCAAGCTCATCGTCGTGGACCCGAGAAAGACGGAACTGGCGGAATTCGCCGAAGTGTGGCTGCGCCAGAAACCGGGGACCGACGTGGCCTGGCTGAACGGAATGATGAACGTCATCATCGCCGAGGGTCTCTACGACAAGGAATACGTGGCGAATCGCACCGAGGGTTTCGAGGAGCTCAAGAAAGCGGTAGCCGCCTATACCCCGGAACGGGTCGAGGAGATTTCCGGCATTCCCAAAGACGATCTTATCGCGGCCGCGCGTCTCTATGCGAAAGCTCCGGCGGCCTCGATCGCCTACGCCATGGGGATCACCCAGCACATCAACGGCACCGAGGCGGTCAAGAGTGTCGCCAACCTGGCGATGCTCTGCGGCAACATCGGGATCGAGGGCGGGGGAGTGAACCCCTTGCGTGGGCAGAACAACGTGCAGGGCGCCTGCGACATGGGAGCGCTGCCCAATGTGTTCCCGGCGTACCAGACAGTCACGTCGCCCGAAATTCGCGAGAAGTTCGCCAAGGCCTGGGGTGTGAAAGACCTCCCCGCCAAGGCCGGGCTGACGATCGTGGAGGCAGTGAATGCGGCCTCGGAAGGAAAGCTCAAGGCACTTTTCGTGATGG from Syntrophobacter fumaroxidans MPOB includes these protein-coding regions:
- the nuoF gene encoding NADH-quinone oxidoreductase subunit NuoF, with product MQPQASKKKKPAKERQVLVCRGTGCESQKAKILFDNLEHELKMLGLDDDIEVKFTGCHGFCQQGPTVIVMPAGTFYCNVQPEDADEIVKIDIKDGGKVERLLFIDPKTKERVLSYKDMKFFSPQRRIVLKNCGFINPEDIDDYIAVGGYQGIQKALGGSRMDVINEIKKSGLRGRGGGGFPTGMKWEFCHNSPGDQKYLICNADEGDPGAFMDRAVLEGDPHAVLEGMMIAAYAIGASKAYIYCRAEYPMAYERSMIAIDQATKRGFLGKKIFGSDMDFEIKLKLGAGAFVCGEETALMASIEGKRGMPMPRPPFPAVKGLFGKPTNINNVETFGNIATIMTKGGDWFASVGTEKSKGTKVFALAGKISYSGLVEIPMGTPLREIIDEIGGGIPNKRKFKAAQTGGPSGGCIPSEHFDIPMDYENLTQVGSIMGSGGLIVTDETTCMVDMAKFFLGFTQKESCGKCVPCRLGTKKMLEVLGDISKGKATMEDLEQLLELAQDVKGGSLCGLGQTAPNPVLSTVRYFRDEYEAHILRKECPARVCVDLIKFEVNEENCQKCGLCFKACPAGAVSWEKKQTAKIDVSKCIKCRSCILACRFNAID
- the nuoE gene encoding NADH-quinone oxidoreductase subunit NuoE, whose product is MKDKLQRIFTRHDRKRDALIPVLQDIQGEFGYLPPHAMQAAARHCRTSAVEVYGVSTFYAQFKFSPVGRHTVTVCQGTACHVMGGHRILEECKSQLGVQPGQTTPDGMFTLETVACIGACALSPAVVVDKDTYGRMKPERITEILNAATSK
- a CDS encoding FMN-binding protein, coding for MKEILRITIKLTITCLVAAFVMGSVFAFTYNAKKHNEHLNERQTMLGLIGYGRHNDAPSDLKLHTIYRYIIEDRGRLFLGYLVPVRKEREESHELLLVTVEGEFVKRLEAPLDPESAIEAAARDKVLKRLLEAPKTFSYSDSTIIATVGSGRSAYLLPGRFPGFKTFIKVMLALDPAFNIVGLEIMEHEEDPGLGAEITKEYFKNQFVGKPFERLKTLGVVKEPLPDEFRKALEREKWTGASISPEDVDRINKKYRDHDIYALTGATISSKSVTTGVGNMVKKFSYRVQALDRVITAQKVPVTF
- the fdhF gene encoding formate dehydrogenase subunit alpha is translated as MDNNIITLKVNGQSVRGKKGQTVLEICRENGIHIPTLCYHPKMPPYGGCRLCIVEIENMRGLPPSCTTPAVDGMSVHTHTDKVMGVRKTVLELLLAYGNHNCLLCEQTGNCELQDLVYEHGIDHVRFKSDFVPQPLDDANAMIIRDQNKCVLCGRCVRGCLEVQVNGVIDIAMRGSDSFITTFDNTELKESNCVFCGECVASCPTGALTYKQARFKGRPWDLKKVVTTCTYCGVGCQVELNVKDNKVVKTTSSFDIPGPNRGSLCVKGRFGNDFIDSPDRLKTPLIKENGGFREASWDEALGLVAKRLGEIKAKSGPDAVAFFSSARCTNEENYLLNKFARAVIGTNNIDHCARLUHSSTVVGLAAAFGSGAMTNSIEEFENTDLILVTGSNTKEMHPVISSYMKRGVKKGKTKLIVVDPRKTELAEFAEVWLRQKPGTDVAWLNGMMNVIIAEGLYDKEYVANRTEGFEELKKAVAAYTPERVEEISGIPKDDLIAAARLYAKAPAASIAYAMGITQHINGTEAVKSVANLAMLCGNIGIEGGGVNPLRGQNNVQGACDMGALPNVFPAYQTVTSPEIREKFAKAWGVKDLPAKAGLTIVEAVNAASEGKLKALFVMGENPMVSDPDLHHVKDGLTKLDFLVVQDIFLTETAALADVVLPAACFAEKEGTFSNTERRVQLVRKAVDPPGDALPDWQIICGISKRMGYPMDYPDAEAVFDEITKVTPSYAGMDYHRLANGGLQWPCPTKEHPGTKVLHKDKFVRGKGLFSAIEWIPPAESPDAEYPFMLITGRVLYQYHTGTMTRKSIGLNERYPECLIEINSRDAANMGIQDMDDIRLVTRRGSITAKAKIADVVEKGMVFVPFHFAEAAANNLTIAALDPLAKIPEYKVCAVRVEKAAG
- a CDS encoding RnfABCDGE type electron transport complex subunit D: MIPPAWSVSISPHLKSTESVEKIMWTVVACLIPSLILSVFVFGLRALIIAAISTASCVAVEAATQKLLKRPVTVRDGSAVITGLLLAFCIPPGVPLWMPIPGAIMAIYVAKHLLGGIGFNIFNPALIGRAFLVATFPVAMTSAWLAPIHDAAVFGSLGGIDAVSTATPLYVLKHYGMNAVIERFGAPSTLYWDFFVGWRPGCIGETSALLLTLGGLYLMLRRYISWHIPVATVLSVGFFSWVFGGEKLFTGDPVLAVLSGGVILGAFFMATDYVTSPNGNAAKLVFGAGVGALTVLIRLKGGYPEGVCYAILLMNPLSPALEGWFKPKRFAPPKGATT
- the rsxC gene encoding electron transport complex subunit RsxC; translation: MSKSSPTFSKGGIHPRESKELTEHLPIEAMPPPEEVDILLLQHFGSPCRVLVDKKATVIEGETIGVVDAGLGASVHSSVSGTVKSIGASPHPVRVEAPSVTIRRDPQAEPKVFTPSEWEHFSPEELLEKIRNAGLVGLGGAGFPTHLKLSPPPGTRLDKLILNAAECEPYLNCDNRTMIEFPHEILTGARIILRILGIKECHIGIENNKQEAIWVLSRAAAESTAPDCKISVNPLMVKYPQGSEKQLIQTITGRRVPYPGLPFDVGVMVINVGTAKTIHDAVVLEKPLYERVVTISGRAIARPANLMVRIGTRLSDIVTFLGGTMDNLARIVVGGPMMGFSIPTTDLPVMKTTSGVLFLSDDEIDSRPHGPCIRCGKCVEVCSMGLSPNEVGIYVEAGRARDTAQFGVFECFECGACAFVCPAKRPLVQFTRLAKAKARK